A single window of Liolophura sinensis isolate JHLJ2023 chromosome 6, CUHK_Ljap_v2, whole genome shotgun sequence DNA harbors:
- the LOC135466783 gene encoding tubulin-folding cofactor B-like yields the protein MTEEYSVITQALVHVTVTSSVNSFGSERRFPKDLTIANLKGKLELLTGSSTGSMKLELYTKDNKLICELDNDNAMFGSYPVEDGMRLHVVDSSLRTGEFEDVSKVEKFELTAEEYDQRTDSVKAFKERNKLGRFREVDPEEQKRLDEEKAQKEEKEKKLAESIRVGDRCEVAVPGQMSRRGTVKYVGLTDFQPGYWVGVQYDEPTGKNDGSVKGKRYFECPPKYGGFVKPGTVTVGDFPEEDLMLSDDEM from the exons ATGACGGAGGAATACTCTGTGATTACACAGGCATTAGTCCACGTTACAGTGACTAGTTCTGTGAACAGTTTCGGCAGCGAAAGGAGGTTCCCGAAAGATCTTACCATTGCTAATTTGAAG GGAAAATTGGAACTGCTAACTGGGTCATCAACAGGCTCAATGAAACTTGAGTTGTACACTAAAGACAACAAACTGATCTGTGAACTGGACAATGATAATGCTATGTTTGGATCATATCCTGTAGAGGATGGCATGAGATTACAT GTGGTTGATTCATCACTGCGCACTGGGGAATTTGAAGATGTGTCAAAAGTAGAAAAGTTTGAACTGACTGCAGAGGAGTATGACCAAAGAACAG ATTCTGTGAAAGCATTTAAAGAGCGAAATAAACTAGGACGGTTCAGAGAAGTTGATCCTGAAGAACAAAAGAGGTTGGATGAAGAAAAGGCACAGAAAGAGGAAAAGGAAAAGAAGTTAGCTGAGAGTATCAGAGTTGGAGACAG GTGTGAGGTGGCTGTTCCAGGCCAGATGTCAAGAAGAGGAACTGTTAAATATGTTG GACTGACTGATTTTCAGCCAGGTTACTGGGTGGGTGTACAGTATGATGAGCCGACAGGAAAGAATGATGGAAG TGTCAAGGGAAAACGGTACTTTGAGTGTCCACCAAAGTATGGAGGTTTTGTGAAACCAGGGACAGTTACAGTGGGCGATTTCCCTGAAGAGGACTTAATGTTAAGTGATGATGAAATGTGA